The following proteins are co-located in the Synechococcus sp. PROS-U-1 genome:
- a CDS encoding BCCT family transporter, with protein sequence MSQSPSSPRPWWRQPPLWVGAGPLLVFLVVSAIDLALAKKFTDQGQTLISTLLGGLWQWMVLLLFLIALAIAVSPVGKLRLGGENAKPSFKFFDWCAVLICTLLAGGGVFWSAAEPLFHYLTPSPLFQAAGVEGKTAAAVDPALAVSFLHWGFLAWALVATTTTITFSILERRGEPLRPRTLLVTVLPRGWVDGPIGDLADGLSVVAAIAGTVGPLGFLSLQLSDAAGKLPWLTNSAGLQSLVVVLLTAVFATSTVSGIQKGIKWLSELNVWLTIALAAGLLLLGPGLWLIQHFFSALLSNVVHLPQMALLPRNAQTGEWLNWWTIFYWGWFLGYAPLMGLFTAGVSRGRSIRELVLAVAILCPLVTNLWFTLVGGTGMYLDLNGKDITSALESDGINAAASTLLTILSQLPLSGLLIPIGLLLVVLFMCTSADSMSYAAAMVVSGRDEPPAPLRLFWALMIGSLTLVLLRVGSSLTDPTSINALQAFIVIAAVPVTPLVLATLWSAPRLAWKEAKREGLS encoded by the coding sequence ATGTCGCAATCCCCCTCTTCCCCTCGCCCCTGGTGGCGCCAACCACCGCTATGGGTGGGAGCAGGCCCTTTGCTGGTGTTCCTGGTGGTGTCAGCCATCGACCTGGCCCTGGCCAAAAAGTTCACCGATCAGGGCCAAACACTGATCAGCACGCTGCTCGGTGGGCTCTGGCAGTGGATGGTGCTGCTGCTGTTCCTGATCGCGCTGGCCATCGCAGTTAGCCCTGTCGGGAAGCTCAGACTGGGGGGTGAGAACGCAAAACCAAGTTTCAAGTTCTTTGACTGGTGTGCAGTATTGATCTGCACCCTGCTCGCCGGCGGTGGCGTGTTCTGGTCAGCAGCCGAACCGCTGTTTCACTACCTCACCCCTTCCCCTCTATTTCAAGCAGCAGGGGTTGAGGGGAAAACGGCTGCGGCCGTGGATCCAGCCCTGGCCGTGAGTTTTCTGCACTGGGGATTCCTCGCCTGGGCCCTGGTCGCCACCACTACCACCATCACCTTCTCGATTCTTGAGCGGCGTGGTGAACCCCTTCGCCCCCGCACCCTTTTGGTCACTGTGCTGCCAAGGGGGTGGGTGGACGGACCCATCGGAGATCTCGCAGATGGGCTTTCAGTGGTCGCAGCCATCGCCGGCACCGTTGGGCCGCTTGGGTTTCTCTCCCTTCAGCTCAGCGATGCTGCCGGCAAACTGCCATGGCTCACCAACAGTGCTGGTCTGCAATCGCTCGTGGTGGTCCTACTCACTGCCGTGTTCGCCACATCAACCGTCAGCGGCATTCAGAAAGGCATCAAATGGCTGTCGGAGCTCAACGTGTGGCTCACCATCGCCCTGGCGGCTGGGCTGCTGCTTCTGGGCCCTGGACTTTGGCTGATCCAACACTTCTTCAGCGCACTGCTGAGCAATGTGGTTCATCTCCCCCAGATGGCCCTCCTTCCTCGCAATGCCCAAACCGGCGAATGGCTCAACTGGTGGACGATCTTCTACTGGGGCTGGTTCCTCGGCTACGCACCCCTGATGGGCCTATTCACCGCCGGGGTGAGCCGTGGACGCAGCATCCGGGAATTAGTGCTTGCGGTCGCCATTCTCTGCCCACTGGTCACCAATCTCTGGTTCACGCTTGTGGGTGGAACAGGGATGTATCTAGACCTGAACGGTAAGGACATCACCAGTGCACTTGAGAGCGACGGCATCAATGCCGCCGCATCCACCTTGCTGACAATCCTCAGCCAGCTTCCGCTGTCGGGACTTCTGATTCCAATTGGTCTTTTGCTGGTGGTGCTGTTCATGTGCACCAGCGCCGACTCGATGAGCTATGCCGCAGCCATGGTGGTGAGCGGCCGGGATGAACCCCCAGCACCACTCCGCCTCTTCTGGGCTCTCATGATCGGCAGCCTCACGCTGGTGCTGCTCCGGGTCGGCTCCAGCCTGACTGATCCCACATCCATCAACGCCCTTCAGGCCTTCATTGTGATTGCTGCGGTTCCTGTCACGCCCTTGGTGCTGGCAACCCTTTGGTCAGCGCCAAGGCTGGCCTGGAAAGAGGCCAAGCGCGAGGGCCTCAGCTGA
- a CDS encoding glutamate dehydrogenase — MSTGKKTAPTVSVLAEHVSDHLSVFVVAEDTDAKRPANGGLRLLNYPSDEACIADGQRLAGLMTNKHDLYGTGFAGGKIVARAAEPDAVKDELISVTAELLESLDGAMITGCDLNTTLGDMERLTALTPHVLAAVGSPVDASAATAHGTLGAVEAVLEKDLDHASPGRALVHGCGAVGGTVARHLVDHGWTVFTVDLDRGKASFPGATPLPDSCPWWELDLDLMLPCSISGLINAEMATALRTPAVVPAANAPFQQPQLADDLRRRGVRVLPDPLVNAGAVIADSIERFSPDAWKDAGAKDVYAFVRDEVRRRASDYLNQREQGLSAGAALEEVAATPSTEPIGLSFGDNE; from the coding sequence ATGAGCACCGGCAAGAAAACAGCACCGACCGTGTCGGTGCTGGCGGAACACGTCTCCGATCACCTCTCGGTGTTCGTTGTGGCGGAAGACACTGATGCCAAGCGCCCCGCCAACGGGGGCCTGCGCTTGCTCAACTACCCCAGCGATGAGGCCTGCATTGCTGACGGACAACGCCTTGCGGGGTTGATGACCAACAAGCACGATCTCTACGGCACCGGTTTCGCCGGCGGCAAGATCGTCGCCAGGGCCGCTGAACCCGATGCGGTGAAAGATGAACTGATCAGCGTCACCGCTGAGCTGCTGGAATCGCTCGATGGCGCCATGATCACGGGCTGCGATCTCAACACCACCCTTGGGGACATGGAGCGTCTAACGGCGCTCACCCCCCATGTGTTGGCGGCGGTGGGAAGCCCGGTCGATGCCAGTGCAGCCACGGCCCATGGCACTCTCGGCGCCGTGGAAGCAGTGCTGGAAAAGGACCTCGATCACGCCAGCCCAGGCCGAGCCCTTGTGCATGGTTGCGGCGCCGTCGGCGGGACGGTGGCACGCCATCTGGTCGATCACGGATGGACGGTGTTCACCGTGGATCTGGATCGTGGGAAAGCCAGTTTCCCCGGTGCGACCCCTCTGCCGGACAGCTGCCCCTGGTGGGAACTTGACCTCGACCTGATGCTGCCTTGCTCCATCTCCGGGTTGATCAACGCCGAAATGGCGACGGCGCTGCGGACCCCCGCCGTGGTGCCTGCAGCCAATGCCCCTTTTCAGCAACCCCAGTTGGCGGATGACCTGCGTCGTCGCGGTGTGCGGGTGCTGCCCGACCCCCTGGTGAATGCCGGCGCCGTCATCGCCGATTCGATCGAACGGTTCTCCCCCGATGCCTGGAAAGACGCCGGCGCCAAGGACGTCTATGCCTTCGTCCGGGATGAAGTACGGCGGCGGGCCAGCGACTACCTGAATCAGCGCGAGCAGGGATTGTCAGCTGGTGCCGCCCTCGAGGAAGTGGCGGCGACACCCTCCACCGAACCCATCGGCCTGAGCTTCGGAGACAACGAATGA
- the rdgB gene encoding RdgB/HAM1 family non-canonical purine NTP pyrophosphatase, translating into MKTLVIASGNAGKIREFQGLLQAVPVTVCPQPEGLEVEETGTTFAANARLKAQSVAAAKGEWALADDSGLSVDALDGAPGVHSARYAPTDPERIARLLKALKGSNQREAYFCAALCIAAPDGTILLEVEGRCDGLITASPRGDQGFGYDPIFEVAGTGRTFAEMPLAEKKQHGHRGKAFTLLEPKLRQLLEAS; encoded by the coding sequence ATGAAGACACTGGTCATCGCCAGCGGGAACGCCGGAAAAATTCGTGAATTTCAGGGTCTGCTGCAGGCCGTCCCCGTCACCGTGTGCCCCCAGCCTGAGGGCTTGGAGGTGGAGGAAACAGGCACCACGTTTGCTGCAAATGCCCGTCTTAAAGCCCAATCCGTTGCAGCTGCAAAAGGCGAATGGGCTTTGGCCGACGATTCAGGCCTCAGCGTTGATGCCCTTGATGGCGCCCCTGGCGTTCACTCCGCCCGCTACGCCCCCACCGATCCAGAGCGCATTGCACGACTGTTGAAGGCCCTGAAGGGATCGAACCAACGCGAGGCCTATTTCTGCGCCGCCCTCTGCATCGCCGCGCCAGACGGCACGATCCTGCTGGAGGTGGAAGGCCGTTGCGACGGCTTGATCACAGCATCTCCCCGGGGGGATCAAGGCTTTGGCTACGACCCAATCTTCGAAGTCGCTGGAACCGGCCGCACCTTCGCCGAGATGCCTTTGGCGGAGAAAAAGCAGCACGGCCACCGCGGCAAGGCCTTCACCCTGCTGGAACCCAAACTGCGTCAGTTGCTCGAAGCATCCTGA
- a CDS encoding FAD-dependent oxidoreductase → MSTPSSLPSSAAVVIVGGGMAGLSCAASLARRGVRDVVLLEAQTLAHAKASSYGETRMFREMYSDPVLCRLAQEANRLWREEESHAGEQLRETHGLLFYGESWDEETIEGSIPGARRVMDDQGIPYEALDAQQISARFPLKPKAGFTGLFEPTAGAVRSDRVVAHWINTARNAGHQLIEHCPVAGLDPDGGGVTLENGKHIAAGQLVVACGIWSQLLLAPLGLAPKLEVWPMLWAHYTVDPALADRYPQWFCFQQERGDDGGLYYGFPVLSRTADGRPRIKAGIDWAPRELRVAAPNAMATEPPARLVELLDTFLFNELEGVQERVETVISPYSMASDVNFVLDRLTPKLSLFAGGSGQAFKFAPLIGDSLARLASNEQPAVDLSCWSHQRDAVRA, encoded by the coding sequence ATGAGCACTCCGTCCTCCCTGCCCAGCAGCGCGGCGGTTGTGATCGTCGGCGGCGGCATGGCGGGCCTCAGCTGCGCTGCATCCCTCGCCCGCCGCGGCGTGCGCGATGTGGTGCTGCTGGAAGCCCAGACCCTGGCCCACGCCAAGGCCAGCAGCTACGGCGAAACCAGGATGTTCCGGGAGATGTACTCCGACCCGGTGCTCTGCCGTCTGGCCCAGGAAGCCAATCGTCTTTGGCGAGAGGAGGAGAGTCATGCCGGCGAACAGCTGCGGGAAACCCACGGTCTTCTCTTCTATGGCGAAAGCTGGGATGAAGAGACGATCGAGGGATCCATCCCCGGGGCCCGTCGCGTCATGGACGATCAGGGCATCCCCTATGAGGCCCTTGATGCCCAACAAATCTCAGCCCGTTTTCCGCTGAAGCCGAAGGCGGGCTTCACCGGCCTGTTCGAACCCACCGCAGGTGCCGTGCGCAGCGACAGGGTCGTGGCCCACTGGATCAACACCGCCCGCAACGCCGGCCATCAGCTGATTGAGCACTGCCCCGTGGCGGGCCTCGATCCGGATGGTGGAGGCGTCACCCTCGAGAACGGCAAGCACATTGCCGCCGGCCAATTGGTTGTGGCCTGCGGGATCTGGAGCCAGCTGCTGCTGGCTCCCCTCGGCCTGGCACCGAAACTCGAGGTGTGGCCAATGCTTTGGGCCCATTACACCGTCGACCCGGCACTTGCCGATCGCTATCCCCAGTGGTTCTGCTTCCAGCAGGAACGGGGCGATGACGGCGGCCTGTACTACGGCTTCCCCGTGCTGAGCCGAACGGCGGATGGCCGGCCTCGGATCAAAGCCGGCATCGACTGGGCCCCAAGGGAGCTGCGGGTGGCCGCACCCAACGCCATGGCCACCGAACCACCGGCCCGCTTGGTGGAGCTGCTCGACACCTTCCTGTTCAACGAACTGGAGGGAGTTCAGGAGCGAGTGGAGACCGTGATCAGCCCATATTCCATGGCCAGCGACGTGAACTTCGTACTGGATCGGCTCACCCCGAAGCTCAGCCTGTTCGCAGGAGGTTCCGGCCAGGCCTTCAAGTTCGCTCCCCTGATCGGCGATTCTCTGGCACGCCTCGCCAGCAACGAACAACCTGCGGTGGACCTGTCCTGCTGGAGCCACCAACGCGACGCTGTCCGCGCCTAA
- a CDS encoding phosphoglucomutase/phosphomannomutase family protein: MASAPLPLSPAPIKFGTDGWRGIIGVDITVERLLPVAAAAAQELAHRAPEGLNSRTVVIGYDRRFLAPELGEAIAAAVRGCELEPLLTDTAVPTPACSWAVVERKALGALVITASHNPPEWLGLKIKGPFGGSVEGDFTAAVERRLAAGGITAPIKADVPRFDGRGEHLEGLRRKLDLPALVRGLKAINLKVIVDPMHGSAAGCVTELLGPDAHGVVEEIRSDRNPLFGGHPPEPLAPYLAELITSVKASTTAGTPAVGLVFDGDGDRIAAVDETGRFCSTQLLMPLLIDHLARARQLPGTVVKTVSGSDLMRLVAEAQGRDVLELAVGFKYIAAEMLVGDVLIGGEESGGVGFGMHLPERDALFAAMLVLEALVEGKQPLGARLDALQQQHGGSSHYDRLDLRLADMEARRRLETLLAQSTPSTVAGVEVLDVITTDGIKLRMGPSHWLMLRFSGTEPLLRLYCEGPDADRVDAVLAWARQFAEAA; the protein is encoded by the coding sequence ATGGCGTCGGCTCCCCTCCCCCTAAGCCCAGCTCCGATCAAGTTCGGCACCGATGGCTGGCGCGGAATCATCGGCGTCGACATCACGGTGGAACGGCTCTTACCCGTTGCCGCTGCCGCTGCCCAGGAGCTCGCGCATCGCGCACCAGAGGGCCTCAACAGCCGAACGGTGGTCATCGGTTACGACCGGCGCTTCCTTGCCCCCGAACTTGGGGAAGCCATCGCTGCCGCCGTACGGGGTTGTGAACTCGAGCCTCTGCTGACAGACACCGCTGTCCCCACACCCGCCTGCAGCTGGGCCGTGGTGGAGCGCAAAGCCCTGGGAGCTCTGGTGATCACCGCCAGTCACAACCCGCCGGAGTGGCTGGGGCTGAAGATCAAGGGCCCCTTCGGTGGATCGGTCGAGGGAGACTTCACCGCCGCGGTGGAACGACGCCTGGCCGCCGGCGGCATCACGGCACCGATCAAGGCAGATGTCCCCCGTTTTGATGGTCGCGGTGAGCATCTTGAGGGTCTGCGGCGCAAGCTGGACCTCCCCGCACTGGTGCGCGGCCTCAAGGCCATCAACCTGAAGGTGATCGTGGATCCGATGCACGGATCAGCGGCCGGGTGTGTGACGGAACTGCTTGGCCCTGACGCCCATGGAGTGGTTGAGGAAATCCGCAGCGATCGCAACCCTTTGTTCGGTGGTCATCCGCCGGAACCCCTGGCGCCTTACCTCGCAGAACTGATCACTTCGGTCAAGGCCTCAACAACCGCCGGGACTCCCGCCGTAGGGCTGGTGTTCGACGGCGATGGTGATCGCATCGCCGCCGTGGATGAAACCGGTCGGTTCTGCAGCACCCAGCTCCTGATGCCCCTGTTGATCGATCACCTGGCCCGTGCCCGGCAGCTGCCGGGCACGGTGGTCAAGACCGTCAGCGGCTCAGATCTGATGCGGCTGGTGGCGGAAGCCCAGGGGCGCGACGTTCTTGAGCTCGCAGTGGGCTTCAAATACATCGCCGCAGAGATGCTGGTGGGGGACGTGCTGATCGGCGGCGAGGAATCTGGTGGTGTCGGTTTTGGCATGCACCTGCCCGAGCGGGACGCACTCTTCGCGGCGATGCTGGTGCTGGAAGCCCTTGTAGAAGGCAAACAACCCCTGGGAGCTCGGCTGGATGCTCTTCAGCAGCAGCACGGAGGCAGCAGCCACTACGACCGCCTCGACCTGCGGTTGGCTGACATGGAGGCACGCCGGAGGCTCGAGACCCTGTTGGCCCAGAGCACACCTTCGACCGTCGCAGGCGTAGAGGTACTGGACGTGATCACCACAGACGGGATCAAACTGAGGATGGGGCCCAGTCACTGGCTGATGCTGCGCTTTTCAGGCACCGAACCTCTGCTGCGCCTCTACTGCGAAGGTCCGGATGCTGATCGGGTGGATGCAGTGCTGGCCTGGGCCAGGCAGTTCGCAGAGGCCGCATGA
- a CDS encoding TM0106 family RecB-like putative nuclease — MGDTPPADNPLTDRLLRSWLRCRRKAWLDRHGDPAERRWTAHRNLLLDDQQRCFVALVPRKPDHGLAACAAGAEAVVGLRLKGLGPSGEPLEAHPPLLRRVKGQSRWGDFAYQPVLARQGRRTTREHQLPLALMALLLEQEQQADVPSMLVLGGGGRRLEQERVHLSNGLRRQLAEGLRKLQADLERPLPPPLAADRRKCSLCSWRVTCNAVAAEEGHLSEVSGIGAKRREMLLELGIRGLSDLAAADPTQLAERMQRFGDQHGEVAASLVAQARAQRDGRVERLDAAPVLPELRDCPGVLLYDIESDPDARHDFLHGFLVLPRTESGDWDLASVAYHPILALAEHGEARCWLRLQRLLNHYRSWPILHYGETESLALRRLAERRGAAEDELLQLRHRLVDVHARVRRHWRLPLASYGLKAVAGWQGFHWNQAGADGARALLWWRQWQGDGLHRRGNRHGLRWIFDYNRDDCLATWAVAAWLLQRDQGSGS; from the coding sequence ATGGGTGACACCCCGCCTGCCGACAACCCCCTCACCGACCGGTTGCTGCGCAGTTGGCTGCGTTGCCGTCGCAAGGCCTGGCTGGATCGCCACGGGGATCCAGCAGAACGACGCTGGACCGCCCACCGCAATCTTCTGCTCGATGACCAGCAGCGGTGTTTTGTGGCGTTGGTGCCCCGAAAACCAGACCATGGCTTGGCCGCTTGTGCTGCTGGTGCCGAGGCCGTTGTGGGTCTGCGGTTGAAGGGTCTGGGGCCCTCCGGTGAACCCCTGGAGGCGCATCCTCCCCTGCTCCGGCGGGTCAAGGGCCAGAGCCGCTGGGGTGACTTCGCCTACCAACCGGTGTTGGCACGTCAGGGCCGCCGCACCACCCGGGAACATCAGCTTCCTCTGGCCCTGATGGCTCTGCTCCTCGAGCAGGAGCAACAGGCTGATGTCCCATCCATGCTGGTTCTGGGCGGCGGCGGCCGACGGCTGGAACAGGAGCGGGTCCATCTGTCGAACGGCCTGCGCCGACAGCTTGCGGAAGGGCTGCGCAAACTGCAGGCCGACCTCGAGCGACCGCTCCCCCCTCCCTTGGCGGCCGACCGCCGCAAGTGCTCACTCTGCAGCTGGCGGGTGACCTGCAACGCCGTGGCGGCGGAGGAAGGACATCTGAGTGAGGTCAGTGGCATCGGGGCCAAGCGGCGTGAAATGTTGCTGGAACTTGGGATTCGCGGTCTCTCCGATCTGGCCGCTGCTGATCCGACGCAGCTCGCCGAGCGGATGCAACGCTTTGGGGATCAGCATGGGGAGGTGGCTGCTTCCCTCGTGGCCCAGGCCAGGGCGCAGCGGGATGGTCGCGTTGAACGTTTGGACGCCGCACCGGTCCTTCCGGAATTGCGCGACTGCCCTGGTGTGCTCCTGTACGACATCGAGTCCGATCCAGATGCCCGTCACGACTTTCTCCACGGTTTTCTGGTTTTGCCCAGAACTGAAAGTGGGGACTGGGACCTTGCGTCAGTGGCGTATCACCCGATCCTGGCTCTGGCTGAGCACGGCGAAGCCCGTTGTTGGCTCCGGCTGCAACGGTTGCTCAATCACTATCGGAGCTGGCCGATTCTTCACTACGGGGAAACAGAAAGCCTCGCCCTGAGGCGGCTTGCTGAGCGGCGGGGCGCTGCTGAGGACGAGCTGCTGCAGCTTCGTCATCGTCTCGTGGATGTGCATGCCCGGGTGCGGCGTCACTGGCGCCTGCCGTTGGCCAGTTACGGCCTCAAGGCCGTCGCCGGTTGGCAGGGATTTCACTGGAATCAGGCCGGTGCCGACGGGGCCCGGGCGTTGCTGTGGTGGAGGCAGTGGCAGGGCGATGGTCTCCATCGACGCGGCAACAGGCATGGGCTGCGCTGGATCTTTGATTACAACCGCGATGACTGCCTCGCCACCTGGGCCGTTGCCGCCTGGTTGCTTCAGCGAGATCAGGGCTCGGGATCCTGA
- a CDS encoding SAM-dependent methyltransferase: MAIAMTTGYSAQTEGALLCIEAASDWALTCVNQLAVADSHVLIDYGAADGGTAVGLWNEVLDRLHANQPNAHLTLIGNDLPSNDNLALAENLALQIPRDPKPTVLVSARSFYEPSVAPDSVSFGFSATAMHWLSASPGPLDSHTHVLASGDADALQRFTAQAMKDWNHVLELRSRELKVGGRLLTVNLSRDGEGRYLGHNGGETRNVHDQLHQIWHAMAEEGLINAEQYKQGTVLNFYKSPEEFMAPLKDESSPAYRNGLRLVDERTVYVKCPYRRRWNENGDTAAFAAGLMATIRSWSRHSFASAAGDSAADTVYERLQQRISEDPSEWSLDYVEHHQMMEKVV, from the coding sequence ATGGCCATCGCCATGACCACGGGTTACAGCGCGCAGACCGAAGGCGCTCTTCTGTGCATTGAAGCCGCCTCGGACTGGGCCTTGACTTGTGTGAATCAACTGGCTGTCGCAGACAGCCATGTCCTGATCGATTACGGAGCTGCCGATGGAGGCACTGCCGTGGGGCTCTGGAATGAAGTGCTGGATCGCTTGCATGCCAACCAGCCGAATGCTCACCTGACGCTGATCGGTAACGACTTACCGAGCAACGACAACCTTGCTCTGGCTGAAAACCTGGCCTTGCAGATCCCCCGTGATCCGAAGCCAACAGTGCTGGTGAGTGCCCGCAGCTTCTACGAACCCTCCGTGGCCCCGGACAGCGTGAGCTTCGGCTTCTCCGCGACCGCCATGCACTGGCTGAGCGCCTCTCCCGGACCACTCGACAGCCACACCCACGTGCTGGCCTCAGGAGATGCCGACGCCCTTCAGCGTTTCACCGCCCAGGCGATGAAGGACTGGAACCACGTCCTCGAACTGCGCAGCCGCGAGCTGAAGGTGGGCGGGCGACTGCTGACGGTGAACCTCTCCCGTGATGGCGAAGGCCGTTATCTCGGTCATAACGGCGGCGAAACCCGCAATGTGCACGACCAGTTGCACCAGATCTGGCACGCCATGGCTGAGGAAGGCCTGATTAACGCGGAGCAATACAAACAAGGCACCGTTCTGAATTTCTACAAGTCCCCTGAGGAGTTCATGGCTCCGCTGAAGGACGAGAGCAGCCCCGCCTACCGCAACGGACTGCGCCTCGTGGACGAGCGCACGGTCTATGTGAAGTGCCCGTACCGACGCCGCTGGAACGAGAACGGTGACACGGCTGCTTTCGCCGCCGGTCTGATGGCGACGATCCGCAGCTGGAGCCGCCACAGCTTCGCAAGTGCTGCCGGTGACAGCGCTGCAGACACGGTGTACGAGCGTCTGCAGCAGCGCATCTCCGAAGACCCCAGCGAATGGAGCCTCGACTACGTCGAACACCACCAGATGATGGAGAAAGTGGTCTGA